A genomic region of Anaerolineales bacterium contains the following coding sequences:
- a CDS encoding response regulator transcription factor, whose translation MNQRILIVDDEPRFIRLIEANLQTEGYQILQAKDGKQAVEQAANGKPDLVLLDVMMPEMDGFQACERIRQFSNVPIIMLTARGEEDQRIRGLNLGADDYIVKPFSAGEMLARVRAVLRRAQTAAPESGETLFSRGSLQIDFARAEVRLDGELVSLSATEYRLLLQFAHSAGRILTAEDLLRNVWGEEYKDEKEILWVSISRLRQKLEKDPKQPELIVTHSGEGYSMP comes from the coding sequence ATGAACCAACGTATATTGATTGTGGATGATGAACCGCGCTTTATCCGCCTCATTGAAGCCAACTTACAGACCGAAGGCTACCAAATTTTGCAAGCCAAAGACGGCAAGCAGGCCGTGGAGCAGGCTGCCAACGGCAAGCCTGACCTGGTGCTGCTGGATGTGATGATGCCCGAGATGGATGGCTTTCAGGCCTGCGAACGGATTCGCCAATTTTCCAACGTGCCGATCATCATGCTCACGGCGCGCGGCGAGGAAGACCAGCGCATTCGCGGCCTGAACCTCGGTGCGGATGATTACATCGTGAAGCCATTCTCCGCCGGGGAGATGCTGGCGCGGGTGCGCGCCGTATTGCGCCGGGCCCAAACCGCCGCCCCGGAGAGCGGCGAAACGCTGTTCAGCCGCGGCAGCCTGCAAATTGACTTTGCCCGGGCCGAGGTGCGCCTGGACGGCGAGCTGGTCTCGCTCTCGGCTACCGAGTACCGCCTGCTGCTGCAGTTTGCCCATTCGGCCGGCCGCATCCTGACCGCAGAGGATCTGTTGCGCAATGTGTGGGGCGAAGAATACAAGGATGAAAAAGAGATCCTGTGGGTCAGCATCTCGCGGCTGCGCCAAAAGCTGGAGAAGGACCCCAAACAACCAGAATTGATAGTTACCCATTCCGGGGAAGGGTATTCAATGCCCTAG
- a CDS encoding helix-turn-helix domain-containing protein: MSQTQAIQLRSKIIGVLLRDARLAAGKSLKQVADVIGLSSGTLSAVERGANALSLPELELLAFYLRIPLAHFWSEDIVSQEVSPAETLQAEGLLALRHRTVAALLRQGRNEKSLSQKELSDRTGISPSRIRRYESGETAVPLPELESLAASLGYTLDDFTDSSGPVGEWIVRSKAVAEFDELPRDLQEFLAAPSNHYYLELAQRLSSIPVERLRVLVETLNALIK; this comes from the coding sequence ATGAGTCAGACCCAGGCAATCCAGTTGCGCTCCAAGATCATCGGCGTCTTGCTGCGTGATGCGCGGCTGGCCGCCGGCAAATCACTCAAGCAAGTGGCTGATGTGATCGGGCTCTCCAGTGGCACGCTGAGTGCTGTGGAGCGCGGCGCCAACGCCCTGTCCCTGCCGGAGCTGGAGCTGCTGGCCTTCTACCTGCGTATCCCGCTGGCGCACTTCTGGAGCGAAGACATCGTCTCGCAGGAAGTCTCGCCGGCCGAGACCCTGCAGGCCGAAGGCTTGCTGGCCCTGCGCCACCGCACCGTGGCGGCGCTGCTGCGCCAAGGGCGCAACGAAAAGAGCCTGAGCCAGAAAGAACTCTCTGACCGCACGGGCATCTCGCCCAGCCGGATTCGCCGCTACGAAAGCGGCGAAACCGCCGTGCCGCTGCCTGAGCTCGAGAGCCTGGCCGCCAGCCTGGGCTATACCCTGGATGACTTTACCGATAGCAGTGGCCCGGTGGGCGAATGGATCGTGCGCAGCAAAGCCGTGGCTGAGTTTGATGAGTTGCCGCGTGATCTGCAAGAATTCCTGGCCGCCCCCAGCAATCATTACTATCTTGAGCTGGCTCAGCGCTTGAGCAGCATCCCCGTTGAACGCCTACGTGTGTTGGTGGAAACACTCAACGCATTAATCAAATAA
- a CDS encoding GAF domain-containing protein: protein MTPSATGSLPPIKPTERKSIRLLLVEDNLGDARLIQEMLRDVSVPDLRMEHAATLKDGLQYLGDPEKPLDAVLLDLGLPDSQGFETFARFKEKAEAFTVIILSGLNDVDMALHAVRNGAQDYLVKGQISGELLLRSIRHAIERDEADRLLRESRERYQSLVDLMPDAILVHQEGRIVFVNPAAVQILGAGAPDALIGSQMIDLVHPDFREMANERMRKVATGRSQMALEEKFLCRDGRVIDVEVTGSPFVFEDGPATQVIFRDITERKQREREIEAVAAVSSSLRQARRVEEILPVILDQAMVSMDAVVGTITLVEAESGDHVIAMGKGRPDLPVGQRIPAGMGLTSQVVSSATAYLNNQFRHQPDPATVDLNATMERTQSLVIVPITAQNEVIGTLGLGRQAHVEQSDVRVLSAICDIGGAAIHRASLYEQTERRLQHLRSLREIDNTIATSLDLKITLNMILSQGSAGLRVDAAAILLLDQDQVLRYAAGLGFHTDEIKHTAVRFGDGLAGMAARTRSLVAENDLSAAHSLWSRSSLSAAEGVVCYCAAPLIAKGRVIGVLETFHRSNEPRDAEWRDFLLTLAGQAAIAIDNASLFNDLQRSNQELRQAYDRTIEGWAHALSLRDMETIEHSRRVTEMTVLLARALGVPEEEIVHVRRGALLHDIGKMGVPDNVLGKPGPLDADEWEIMRRHPVYAGEMLSAIQFLHPALPIPTYHHEKWDGSGYPQGLSGREIPLEARIFAIVDVWDALTSNRPYREAWDADRVANYLREESGKHFDPAIVEAFFEHILKRPLA, encoded by the coding sequence ATGACACCGTCTGCCACGGGCTCGCTGCCGCCCATCAAACCCACTGAACGCAAATCCATCCGTCTGCTGTTGGTAGAAGACAACTTAGGTGACGCGCGGCTGATCCAGGAGATGCTGCGCGATGTCTCCGTGCCGGATCTACGCATGGAGCATGCCGCCACCCTCAAAGATGGCTTGCAATACTTGGGTGATCCCGAAAAGCCGCTGGATGCCGTGCTGCTCGATCTTGGGCTGCCGGATAGCCAGGGTTTTGAAACCTTTGCGCGCTTCAAAGAAAAAGCCGAAGCTTTCACCGTCATCATCCTCAGCGGCTTGAACGATGTGGATATGGCGCTGCACGCCGTGCGCAACGGCGCGCAAGACTACCTGGTGAAGGGGCAGATCAGCGGGGAGTTGTTGCTGCGTTCGATCCGCCACGCCATCGAGCGCGATGAAGCTGACCGCTTGCTACGCGAGAGCCGCGAACGCTATCAGAGCCTGGTAGACCTTATGCCCGATGCGATCCTGGTGCACCAGGAGGGCCGCATTGTCTTCGTCAATCCGGCTGCGGTGCAGATCCTCGGCGCCGGCGCACCCGATGCACTGATCGGTAGCCAGATGATCGATCTGGTCCATCCCGATTTTCGCGAGATGGCCAACGAGCGCATGCGCAAGGTGGCCACCGGGCGCAGCCAGATGGCGCTGGAAGAGAAATTTCTGTGCCGCGATGGGCGCGTGATTGATGTGGAAGTGACCGGCAGCCCCTTTGTATTTGAAGATGGCCCGGCTACTCAGGTGATCTTCCGCGATATTACCGAGCGCAAGCAGCGCGAGCGCGAAATCGAAGCGGTGGCCGCGGTGAGTAGCAGCCTGCGCCAGGCCCGTCGGGTAGAGGAGATCCTGCCCGTCATCCTGGATCAGGCCATGGTCTCGATGGATGCCGTCGTTGGCACGATCACCCTGGTGGAAGCAGAAAGCGGCGATCATGTGATCGCCATGGGCAAGGGCCGGCCGGATCTCCCCGTCGGCCAGCGCATCCCGGCCGGCATGGGGCTCACCAGCCAGGTGGTCAGCAGCGCTACTGCCTATCTCAATAATCAATTTCGCCACCAGCCAGACCCGGCCACGGTGGATCTGAACGCCACCATGGAGCGCACGCAGTCCCTGGTGATCGTGCCCATCACCGCCCAGAACGAAGTCATTGGCACGCTGGGCTTGGGGCGCCAGGCGCATGTAGAGCAAAGCGATGTACGCGTGCTCAGCGCCATTTGCGACATCGGCGGCGCCGCCATCCACCGCGCCAGCTTGTACGAACAGACTGAGCGCCGCCTGCAGCACTTGCGCAGCCTGCGCGAGATCGACAATACCATCGCCACCAGTCTCGATCTCAAGATCACCTTGAACATGATCTTGAGCCAGGGCAGCGCCGGATTACGCGTGGATGCCGCTGCGATCCTGCTGTTGGATCAGGACCAGGTGTTGCGCTATGCCGCCGGGCTCGGGTTCCACACGGATGAAATCAAACACACCGCAGTGCGCTTTGGTGATGGCCTGGCTGGCATGGCGGCGCGCACGCGCAGCTTGGTGGCCGAGAACGATCTCAGCGCGGCGCACAGCTTGTGGTCGCGCAGTTCGCTTTCGGCGGCGGAGGGCGTGGTGTGCTATTGCGCCGCGCCGCTGATCGCCAAGGGGCGCGTGATCGGCGTGCTGGAGACGTTCCACCGCAGCAACGAACCGCGCGATGCAGAATGGCGCGATTTCCTGCTCACCCTGGCCGGCCAGGCGGCCATCGCCATCGACAATGCCAGCCTGTTTAACGATCTGCAGCGCTCCAACCAGGAGTTACGCCAGGCCTATGACCGCACCATCGAAGGCTGGGCGCACGCCCTGTCCTTGCGTGACATGGAAACCATCGAACACAGCCGGCGCGTCACCGAGATGACCGTGCTGCTGGCGCGTGCCCTGGGCGTGCCCGAGGAAGAGATCGTGCATGTGCGCCGCGGGGCGCTGCTGCATGATATTGGCAAGATGGGCGTGCCAGACAATGTGCTCGGCAAGCCCGGCCCGCTGGATGCGGACGAATGGGAGATCATGCGTCGCCACCCGGTGTATGCCGGTGAGATGCTCTCCGCCATTCAATTTTTGCATCCCGCCCTGCCCATTCCCACCTACCATCACGAAAAATGGGATGGCAGCGGCTACCCGCAGGGCTTGAGTGGGCGCGAAATTCCGTTGGAGGCGCGCATCTTTGCCATCGTAGATGTGTGGGACGCGCTGACCTCGAACCGGCCCTATCGCGAGGCCTGGGATGCCGACCGCGTGGCAAATTATCTGCGCGAAGAATCCGGCAAGCATTTTGACCCGGCGATCGTAGAGGCGTTCTTCGAACACATCCTTAAGCGCCCACTGGCGTAA